A single window of Rubripirellula lacrimiformis DNA harbors:
- the xrtU gene encoding exosortase U, which translates to MSVSTNPSDTSYELSRGFQLDPRDHAAALFWGLLLLGSLPFLAKYCVAMWNQDLYQYFPFLLAAVGGLAYLRFDHRIRLPQNLWSRLPLALALAFLIAAAILSSSWLGAISFILLTTSFLAAQRAPDGRSLAYLAIPMVMFIRAPQLGTYTIMARLQRTTTDMSSILLDVFGVLHVQRGNTIELTSKFLFVAEACSGVQSLFTICFLAFLVLVYQRRRVWLTPLYLLLAFFFAIVGNVVRVTAIALGEDWFGIDLSTGIRHELVGYFALAIAAGMLVSFDHLIGLIPWATAKSVADGTHTGTVRERAAASTGVDSLDWAKSLRSLGMVRQGTIGVAILCGVAMLTSYWMTTPDVRPVVATDQVLYEPSPAFLSDANLPISVVAHQASRDPHGDRNARHGMNSDVWQCGIDGNPGQFVLSQPYMGWHELTFCYKAQNWKMQSRRTVVVPGIADPIVVADFAATDGTFGCLVFTGVDSNGEIPRTPGHSPYSRAMAPFYPLILDDFAETSGTAQTLMLQYWMTDAQPITPEAKQAVVDTMTKIRQYTQTKLRQDYQATLGETGTSSPPPSP; encoded by the coding sequence ATGAGCGTTTCTACCAACCCTAGCGACACCTCTTACGAGCTCTCCCGAGGGTTCCAACTGGATCCGCGCGACCATGCTGCGGCTCTGTTTTGGGGACTGTTGCTATTGGGTAGCTTGCCATTTTTGGCCAAGTACTGCGTGGCGATGTGGAACCAGGATCTGTACCAATACTTCCCGTTCCTGTTGGCTGCGGTGGGTGGGCTTGCGTACCTGCGTTTTGACCACCGAATCCGTTTGCCACAAAACCTCTGGTCGCGATTGCCGCTGGCCTTGGCCCTAGCCTTTCTGATCGCTGCTGCGATCTTGTCGTCCAGTTGGCTGGGCGCGATCAGCTTCATCCTGTTGACGACATCTTTTCTGGCAGCCCAGCGAGCTCCCGATGGGCGATCATTGGCGTACCTAGCGATCCCGATGGTGATGTTCATCCGGGCGCCACAACTGGGCACGTACACCATCATGGCTAGGCTGCAGCGGACCACCACCGACATGTCTAGCATCTTGCTGGATGTGTTTGGTGTGCTGCACGTCCAGAGGGGGAACACGATCGAACTGACTTCGAAATTTCTGTTCGTGGCAGAAGCTTGCAGCGGAGTCCAGTCGTTGTTCACGATCTGCTTCCTGGCATTTTTGGTGCTGGTGTATCAACGCAGACGAGTCTGGCTGACACCGTTGTACCTGCTGCTAGCGTTCTTCTTTGCCATCGTGGGGAATGTTGTCCGCGTGACAGCCATCGCGTTGGGCGAAGACTGGTTCGGCATCGATCTTTCGACGGGAATCCGGCATGAACTGGTGGGCTATTTCGCATTGGCAATCGCGGCCGGCATGCTAGTTTCGTTCGACCATCTGATCGGACTGATCCCGTGGGCGACTGCGAAAAGCGTGGCAGACGGCACACACACCGGCACAGTCCGTGAGCGTGCGGCGGCCTCTACGGGCGTTGATTCACTCGACTGGGCCAAATCGCTGCGATCCCTCGGCATGGTTCGTCAAGGAACCATCGGCGTCGCGATTCTGTGTGGCGTAGCGATGCTAACGAGTTACTGGATGACAACGCCTGACGTGCGGCCTGTGGTGGCCACTGACCAAGTCCTGTACGAACCATCACCGGCTTTCCTGAGCGATGCCAATTTGCCAATCAGTGTCGTCGCCCATCAGGCCAGCCGTGATCCCCATGGTGATCGCAACGCTCGTCACGGCATGAACTCGGACGTCTGGCAGTGCGGAATTGATGGCAACCCGGGGCAATTCGTGCTCAGCCAGCCGTACATGGGATGGCACGAACTGACGTTTTGCTACAAGGCACAGAATTGGAAAATGCAATCGCGGCGGACCGTCGTGGTGCCCGGGATCGCCGACCCGATCGTGGTAGCGGACTTCGCCGCCACCGACGGAACCTTCGGTTGCCTGGTTTTTACAGGGGTCGATTCCAACGGGGAAATCCCACGCACGCCCGGCCATTCGCCTTATTCGCGAGCCATGGCGCCGTTCTATCCGCTGATCCTGGATGACTTTGCGGAAACATCAGGTACGGCACAAACTCTGATGCTGCAGTACTGGATGACCGACGCCCAACCGATCACGCCAGAGGCGAAACAAGCGGTTGTCGACACGATGACGAAAATTCGTCAATACACCCAAACCAAGCTCCGCCAAGACTACCAGGCCACGCTTGGCGAAACAGGCACATCTTCACCACCACCATCGCCATGA
- a CDS encoding polysaccharide biosynthesis tyrosine autokinase — MKATPLPEPRFSDSRLSDPSTAFGSSAQPEQQAINVAAAVWRYRWAVAIPVLIGAVCGLMIYLQLPETYRSTTRLMIESDKSTMLDSMTGEIVGGVPGLDIVESQLFSDRVMEAAFENPKLHPFHKQFENESKAFTSQALRSMELEPEVDDVRTAQSVVALLHFESENRELCQPVVQAFSESLQAFYNENYKSSRGDLIKLISTGMEQLHPKMLELESRYREFRRDAPLAWDSEGKAINPHRERQLFLVGSRSEVVEKLRQKSVEVAAIESIIRESGDDPLLGLSIIGELLDKKFSLPNSQGRLSDLQQGDSQLASNNLAQELVPLMIERDKFEAEFGPSHPSVKVLDAQLSTMRRELQKLVQEKTSRVMELMSETLADPRERAVEAVNAVVLASKAQIDLLKAQIKELDGQITVERQDAAKLAQFEQENQAQLREIERTRDLLNQLEEQMARVTISEDERGTRVIELTAPSLAYKVGPSLLKTVGGGSILGILLGCGLALLLEKNANTFRDPDEIADILGVPVLTHIPFFKGKLKKVAKGETNPYEKFDPSLAVVHMPASIPAEAIRSCRTSVFFELTGQRGKVIQVTSPLPGDGKSTIAGNLACSIAQSGKRTLVIDCDLRRPQLTDNFDMADLSGLSEVLNGECEAMDACRQTPLRNLFVMPSGAIPANPAEALTLPDMQNMIEMLREKFDYVMLDTPPLLVVTDPSITASLVDGVIVALRIRRKSRHNAKESISILRSVGAKILGVVINNSDEAGASDGYRGYGYYRYGRHTSRYYRSGKGDKSSRRRSEPRIISGRGAAIAKVMEQPAQEELLDR; from the coding sequence ATGAAAGCCACCCCATTGCCCGAGCCTCGTTTTTCCGACTCGCGCCTTTCCGATCCCAGCACTGCCTTTGGGTCATCTGCGCAGCCCGAACAACAAGCCATCAACGTGGCCGCGGCTGTTTGGCGTTATCGCTGGGCAGTTGCGATCCCGGTTCTAATTGGGGCAGTCTGCGGATTGATGATCTACCTGCAGTTGCCGGAAACCTACCGCAGCACTACCCGGCTGATGATCGAATCCGACAAGTCCACCATGTTGGACTCGATGACAGGGGAAATTGTCGGAGGCGTCCCGGGCCTGGACATTGTCGAGTCTCAACTCTTCAGCGACCGAGTGATGGAAGCGGCGTTTGAAAACCCGAAATTGCATCCGTTCCATAAACAATTCGAGAACGAATCGAAGGCCTTTACGTCGCAAGCTTTACGTTCAATGGAATTAGAACCGGAAGTGGACGATGTGCGGACGGCACAATCGGTGGTGGCGCTGCTGCATTTCGAAAGTGAAAATAGAGAACTGTGCCAACCTGTCGTCCAAGCCTTCAGCGAATCACTGCAAGCCTTCTACAACGAAAATTACAAAAGCTCGCGAGGAGACCTGATCAAGCTGATCTCGACCGGAATGGAACAGCTGCACCCCAAAATGCTGGAGCTAGAAAGCCGGTATCGCGAGTTCCGTCGTGACGCACCGCTGGCCTGGGATTCGGAGGGCAAGGCAATCAACCCGCACCGCGAACGACAACTGTTCTTGGTCGGCAGCCGTAGTGAGGTAGTCGAAAAGCTACGACAAAAATCAGTGGAAGTGGCTGCCATCGAATCGATCATTCGAGAATCAGGTGACGATCCCCTCCTAGGGCTTAGTATCATCGGCGAGTTGCTGGACAAGAAGTTCTCGCTACCCAATTCACAAGGCCGCCTGTCTGACTTGCAACAAGGTGACTCGCAGCTTGCGTCGAACAACCTTGCCCAAGAACTTGTTCCACTAATGATCGAACGCGACAAGTTCGAAGCTGAGTTTGGCCCTAGCCACCCATCGGTCAAAGTCCTTGACGCTCAATTGTCGACCATGCGAAGAGAGCTGCAGAAACTGGTTCAAGAAAAAACCAGTCGTGTGATGGAATTGATGAGCGAAACCCTGGCGGATCCACGAGAACGAGCTGTCGAAGCAGTCAATGCAGTCGTGCTGGCATCGAAAGCACAAATTGATTTGCTGAAAGCTCAAATCAAGGAACTTGATGGGCAGATCACTGTTGAACGACAAGACGCAGCCAAACTGGCTCAATTCGAACAAGAAAACCAAGCTCAACTACGCGAAATCGAACGCACACGTGACCTGCTGAACCAGCTAGAAGAACAGATGGCGCGGGTCACAATATCCGAAGACGAACGTGGCACTCGCGTCATCGAACTGACCGCGCCTTCCCTGGCCTACAAGGTCGGCCCCAGCTTGCTAAAGACAGTCGGTGGCGGAAGCATCCTAGGAATTTTGCTCGGTTGTGGTCTGGCACTGCTATTGGAAAAGAACGCGAACACGTTCCGCGATCCAGACGAGATCGCCGACATTCTGGGCGTTCCTGTGCTGACACACATCCCGTTCTTCAAGGGCAAACTGAAAAAGGTAGCCAAGGGCGAGACGAATCCTTACGAGAAGTTCGACCCGTCTTTGGCGGTCGTGCATATGCCGGCATCGATCCCGGCCGAAGCGATTCGGTCTTGCCGGACTTCGGTTTTCTTTGAATTGACCGGACAACGTGGCAAAGTCATCCAAGTCACGAGCCCGCTGCCCGGTGACGGGAAAAGTACGATCGCAGGGAACCTGGCCTGTTCGATCGCTCAAAGCGGTAAACGAACTCTGGTCATCGACTGTGACCTTCGGCGTCCGCAGTTGACCGACAACTTTGACATGGCCGATTTGTCCGGGCTGTCTGAGGTCTTGAATGGCGAATGCGAAGCCATGGATGCGTGCCGACAAACGCCACTGCGAAATCTTTTCGTGATGCCAAGCGGTGCGATCCCGGCCAACCCGGCCGAGGCACTGACGCTGCCCGACATGCAGAACATGATCGAGATGCTGCGTGAGAAGTTTGACTACGTCATGCTGGACACACCGCCGCTATTGGTTGTGACCGACCCCAGCATCACCGCCAGCCTTGTCGATGGTGTCATCGTCGCACTTCGGATTCGTCGCAAGAGTCGCCACAACGCCAAGGAATCGATCAGTATCCTGCGGTCCGTGGGTGCCAAGATCCTAGGTGTTGTCATCAATAACTCGGACGAAGCTGGTGCCAGCGATGGATATCGCGGTTATGGCTACTACCGATACGGGCGCCACACTTCACGTTACTACCGATCCGGAAAAGGCGACAAGTCTTCGCGACGACGCTCGGAACCTCGAATCATTTCCGGCCGGGGTGCTGCGATCGCCAAGGTAATGGAACAGCCCGCCCAAGAAGAGTTGCTGGACCGTTAG
- a CDS encoding tetratricopeptide repeat protein, with protein MIQYFNPLSWMRWSRQFVAGWFLSFPVRDVPKSMIAILVIGTLVVSSIAAWSEKSGWRERLLDRQLQTAIERDDYGTAELVLDRKIRLTPDDTQLLYRLGLTKDALDERETATEMMRTLVSTKRHDPAARWLLQNEFVGKDWSTLSVPEKDEFGELLKLLYSEAPNDLAIKTMYADYLIANGDFNKAIPLLDDLSRIQPMRGLQAAALARSQGNDALADRLATRTLDSVNQLIEEDPTNSILALAVAQNQLFLMRHAEAIRTLEAAIRRAKTDEDKRTLAMALGDGIVAWIKHMESTSTNSKQERLLALQMLQVALRNAPNNPRVLTVVADLVLATLNDDDEQLVAVRNALVSGSSPGIAHFIRGTAALMKGDVDRAQTSLELAAKELPNSGAILNNLAVAISTKDEGNLERALQISEQAIRQTPNATPHFYETRGQILLRLGRPKDAIPDLERAVSVPSLAKNAHLSLAKCYEAIGDDEIAKLHTEAAQADEGDNAVGSPAEPAEPEKNDSKTANPADTDTDTSKE; from the coding sequence ATGATCCAATACTTCAACCCACTCAGCTGGATGCGATGGAGCAGGCAATTTGTTGCTGGATGGTTCCTATCGTTCCCAGTACGAGACGTGCCCAAGTCGATGATTGCGATCCTGGTGATCGGAACCTTGGTTGTCAGCTCGATCGCAGCCTGGTCTGAGAAATCTGGGTGGCGTGAACGCCTGTTGGATCGCCAACTCCAGACTGCAATTGAACGCGATGACTACGGTACGGCCGAATTGGTCCTTGATCGAAAGATCCGCTTAACGCCTGACGATACTCAACTGCTATATCGTCTCGGATTGACGAAGGATGCGTTGGACGAACGCGAGACGGCCACAGAAATGATGCGGACGCTTGTCTCCACCAAACGTCATGATCCCGCGGCGCGATGGTTGCTGCAAAACGAGTTTGTAGGGAAAGACTGGTCGACGCTGTCGGTCCCCGAAAAAGACGAGTTCGGGGAGCTACTAAAACTACTGTACAGCGAGGCCCCAAATGATCTTGCGATCAAAACAATGTATGCGGACTATCTGATCGCAAATGGCGATTTCAACAAAGCGATTCCGTTGCTTGATGATTTGTCGCGAATCCAACCGATGCGAGGTTTGCAGGCCGCAGCTTTGGCTCGCAGCCAAGGGAACGACGCCCTAGCTGATCGTTTGGCAACCCGAACGCTAGATTCCGTCAACCAACTGATCGAAGAAGACCCCACCAATTCAATTTTGGCGCTTGCCGTTGCACAGAATCAACTTTTTTTGATGCGACACGCAGAAGCCATCCGCACGCTAGAAGCAGCCATTCGCCGCGCAAAAACGGACGAAGACAAACGGACATTGGCGATGGCATTGGGCGACGGAATTGTCGCCTGGATCAAGCACATGGAAAGCACATCGACGAACAGCAAGCAGGAAAGACTGCTAGCGCTGCAGATGCTGCAGGTCGCGCTGCGAAATGCCCCCAACAATCCTCGTGTATTGACGGTGGTTGCCGATCTGGTGCTGGCCACCCTGAACGACGATGACGAACAACTAGTCGCGGTGCGAAATGCATTGGTATCTGGAAGTTCACCAGGAATCGCTCACTTCATTCGCGGCACCGCGGCACTGATGAAGGGCGATGTGGACCGTGCACAAACGTCGCTGGAACTGGCTGCCAAGGAACTTCCCAACAGCGGTGCAATCCTGAACAACCTGGCCGTCGCGATATCAACGAAAGACGAAGGCAATCTGGAACGTGCACTGCAAATTTCAGAGCAAGCGATCCGCCAAACGCCGAACGCAACTCCGCATTTCTATGAGACGCGAGGCCAGATTCTGCTGCGACTGGGACGTCCCAAGGACGCGATTCCGGACCTAGAACGTGCGGTATCCGTCCCAAGCTTAGCCAAGAATGCGCACCTTTCCCTGGCGAAATGCTACGAGGCGATCGGTGACGACGAGATCGCCAAACTGCATACCGAGGCGGCTCAGGCAGATGAAGGAGACAACGCAGTTGGATCTCCGGCAGAGCCTGCAGAGCCCGAAAAAAACGATTCTAAAACGGCAAACCCTGCTGACACCGACACCGACACGTCGAAAGAGTAG
- the xrtU gene encoding exosortase U, producing the protein MTSDETLAGASQQLDELAAPGTDGLLGKAGANARFWLALMIPTAPLLLVYLAGLMGSLTFAYVPIAFAFVGFLYWKRTDHSIRRPSTWVGWLPILLATVSLVLAILLSYAWFSALAFVLVLGSHFNYAGGKIRTSLAALTAPLLCILQPPFQLSGSLLQRFDRLTAWFSSIFLDRFEIPHSLSGSVVQLFEAEVLTSTASAGFLSFYCILFIALALMAIKRVSLWLLPLYAIAAFLTTITINTARVVSHVIAIEVLDADLTIGWYPFAMTAIATVITVGVLYSFHFLISIAFHFIEPNHETDRNPLVSLWNRVSVMDENRAFEEQSQFLRRGDLTQADSEPVPRVLWTGMLGIVAILTALSTVQALRTTTDEEESIAARDILLQTDDSFFDSIESNSVKLENYESGVTPQSNGAGLRNDVWEGSFRNARLQIQITQPLLGWWEPTNGYAQIGWKVLDRDILVGENDDGASQNVTTGEDEDMGPSPFIFVRLRKTQPERLESYLFFSSVSQNGRIEESPTAMQSLGMRLKRRMGLVDQDAVPVAMIQLWVASAEKLSPSDLRELRGVFVKVRESLAETLASEANPQPFPASQPTS; encoded by the coding sequence ATGACATCGGACGAAACGCTTGCCGGCGCGTCACAACAGCTAGATGAACTTGCCGCCCCCGGCACAGACGGCCTACTAGGCAAAGCGGGGGCGAACGCTAGGTTCTGGCTGGCATTGATGATTCCAACGGCGCCGTTGTTGTTGGTGTATCTGGCCGGTTTGATGGGCAGCCTAACCTTTGCTTATGTCCCCATCGCCTTCGCATTCGTCGGATTCCTGTACTGGAAAAGAACAGACCACAGCATTCGGCGTCCTTCGACTTGGGTCGGTTGGCTCCCCATCCTCTTAGCCACCGTGTCATTGGTCCTGGCCATTCTGCTTTCGTACGCTTGGTTTTCGGCACTGGCATTCGTGCTCGTGCTGGGATCCCATTTCAATTATGCGGGTGGAAAAATTCGCACCAGCCTAGCGGCACTGACCGCTCCGCTGCTTTGCATTCTGCAACCGCCATTTCAGCTGAGCGGGTCGCTGCTGCAACGATTTGATCGCTTGACCGCCTGGTTTTCTAGCATCTTTCTGGACCGATTCGAAATCCCGCATTCGCTTAGCGGCAGCGTGGTCCAACTTTTCGAAGCGGAGGTGCTGACCAGCACGGCCAGCGCAGGATTCCTATCGTTCTACTGCATTCTGTTCATCGCGTTGGCGTTGATGGCCATCAAAAGGGTCAGCCTTTGGCTGTTGCCCCTGTATGCGATTGCAGCATTCCTGACGACGATCACGATCAACACGGCAAGAGTAGTCTCGCACGTCATTGCGATCGAGGTGTTGGATGCAGACCTGACAATCGGCTGGTACCCATTTGCGATGACGGCGATTGCGACGGTCATCACCGTAGGCGTCCTGTATTCGTTCCATTTCCTGATTTCCATCGCGTTCCACTTCATCGAACCGAATCACGAAACCGACAGGAACCCGTTGGTCAGTCTATGGAACCGCGTGTCTGTCATGGACGAAAATCGTGCTTTCGAAGAACAGTCTCAATTCCTGCGCCGCGGCGACCTTACCCAGGCTGACAGCGAACCCGTCCCGCGCGTACTATGGACCGGGATGCTGGGAATCGTTGCGATTCTAACAGCGCTATCCACCGTCCAAGCTTTGCGCACAACGACGGACGAGGAAGAATCGATTGCCGCCCGTGATATACTGCTGCAAACGGACGATTCCTTCTTTGACTCGATTGAATCCAATTCGGTTAAATTGGAAAATTACGAATCCGGGGTGACCCCACAATCCAACGGTGCTGGATTGCGAAACGATGTTTGGGAGGGCAGTTTCCGAAATGCGAGACTGCAGATCCAGATCACACAACCGCTGCTGGGTTGGTGGGAACCGACCAACGGCTACGCGCAAATCGGCTGGAAGGTCCTCGATCGCGACATCCTGGTGGGTGAAAACGACGACGGCGCGTCCCAAAATGTGACAACCGGCGAAGATGAAGACATGGGACCGTCACCATTCATTTTTGTCCGACTTCGAAAGACGCAGCCAGAACGACTAGAGAGCTACCTATTCTTTTCATCCGTTTCGCAAAACGGACGCATCGAAGAGAGTCCCACGGCAATGCAATCCCTAGGGATGCGATTGAAGCGACGGATGGGGCTCGTGGACCAAGACGCCGTCCCCGTCGCGATGATTCAACTGTGGGTAGCTTCCGCCGAAAAACTTAGCCCTTCCGACCTTCGGGAACTACGCGGCGTATTCGTCAAGGTTCGTGAATCGCTTGCCGAGACATTGGCCAGCGAAGCGAACCCCCAACCTTTCCCTGCATCCCAACCGACGTCATGA
- a CDS encoding glycosyltransferase family 4 protein, which yields MNIAFRHIGSQAWQGGANYLLNLCRVLQKQNGHDLNPIMFHGPGISDEDHEPLKKTLGTRLIECGDFTPDAIARRRWKSVITGCDKVAQAAFESEDTNVVFENADFYGRNFPIPTLAWAPDFQHRHFPKMFPRKQYWRREIGFRMQFSTRRQVVVSSQDAANDCRRFYGVPEERISVVRFSTPFELPPTTEASEQTRSKYSLPERFFLLPNQFWNHKNHSLVVDALERLNSDKNCPVIAVTGGASHPSCVSIFESIQRRVSKLGLQNNFRILGRIPFDDLKGLRSNCVALINPSLFEGWSTTIEEAKAIGTPLLLSDLDVHIEQAPKNATFFNRYSADDFAEKLIAIATTASATRPTVDTLQSASKDREDRFVSEFQSAVSATIQNHA from the coding sequence GTGAACATTGCCTTTCGCCATATTGGTAGCCAGGCATGGCAGGGTGGTGCCAATTATCTGTTGAATCTATGCCGAGTACTGCAAAAGCAAAACGGCCACGACCTAAATCCCATCATGTTCCACGGGCCGGGAATCTCCGACGAAGACCATGAACCGTTAAAAAAGACGTTAGGAACACGACTGATTGAATGCGGCGATTTTACACCAGACGCGATCGCTCGCAGACGATGGAAATCCGTCATAACTGGCTGCGACAAAGTTGCGCAAGCGGCGTTCGAGTCAGAAGACACCAATGTCGTCTTCGAGAACGCTGACTTCTACGGACGCAATTTCCCAATTCCCACACTTGCTTGGGCACCTGATTTCCAACACAGACACTTCCCCAAAATGTTTCCGCGAAAGCAGTACTGGAGACGGGAAATCGGCTTTCGAATGCAATTTTCAACTCGCCGGCAGGTTGTCGTCAGCAGCCAAGATGCAGCGAACGATTGCAGGAGATTTTACGGTGTCCCGGAAGAAAGAATCTCGGTGGTTCGTTTTTCAACACCGTTTGAACTACCGCCTACGACAGAGGCATCAGAACAGACGCGAAGCAAATATTCTTTACCAGAAAGATTCTTCTTACTTCCGAATCAATTCTGGAATCACAAAAATCACTCACTCGTAGTCGATGCATTGGAACGACTAAATTCTGACAAGAATTGCCCCGTGATCGCGGTTACCGGCGGAGCATCTCATCCATCATGCGTTTCCATATTTGAATCGATCCAGCGGCGTGTATCGAAACTTGGCTTACAGAACAACTTCCGAATCCTGGGGCGAATACCATTTGATGACTTAAAGGGGCTGCGATCCAACTGCGTGGCTTTGATCAATCCTTCTCTTTTTGAGGGCTGGAGCACCACAATCGAAGAAGCGAAAGCAATCGGCACCCCTCTGTTGCTCTCGGACCTTGATGTGCACATTGAACAAGCCCCCAAGAATGCAACTTTCTTCAATCGGTATTCCGCGGACGACTTCGCTGAAAAACTAATCGCAATCGCGACAACGGCGTCTGCGACTCGCCCTACCGTCGACACACTTCAGTCCGCATCGAAGGACCGAGAAGACCGTTTCGTTTCGGAGTTCCAATCGGCAGTTTCTGCGACCATTCAAAACCACGCGTGA